A stretch of the Aphis gossypii isolate Hap1 chromosome 2, ASM2018417v2, whole genome shotgun sequence genome encodes the following:
- the LOC114131109 gene encoding JNK-interacting protein 1 isoform X2, translating to MCYNKVILQRRRNRRRSLCNIHACILYAKAMADSEFEEFRQIFESLPQHLRASAQTYTLVHDVLSDEESTTEAKINKNVDTNNAFNVFSVSDDDQNEPKNNQIVRLRHEKRRRKLPELPKNRSGSVLSLADELGEVFSSDCRRKSFVSGVRDFECRSPDSGISLVHSPERAKSSSPQQIDTPTPASSCSSSLPLSQLELLEATHRGLYKFVPRHRDEMEVDIGDPIYVQKEAEDCWSEGVNLRTGAQGAFPSAYAVDVEYTDFDSATPKVKRERFLLGYMGSVETMWHKGNSVLCQAIRKITERPNCKPQSCILEVSDQGLRMVDRAKSSTTTRDSSTPCQDYFYSLKNVSFCAFYPDDNRYMGFVTKHPTCQRFACHVFKANESSRPVAEAIGRAFERFYQKYIETAYPVEDIYIE from the exons atgtgttataataaagtaatccTACAAAGACGCAGAAACCGACGACGATCATTGTGTAATATACACGCATGCATATTGTACGCAAAAGCAATGGCTGATTCTGAGTTCGAAGAATTCAGGCAAATATTCGAATCGCTACCCCAACATCTGAGGGCGTCCGCGCAGACTTATAC TCTAGTTCACGATGTATTATCAGACGAAGAGTCAACAACTGAagctaaaatcaataaaaatgtagacaCCAATAATGCTTTTAATGTGTTTTCCGTCTCAGACGACGATCAAAACGAGCCAAAGAACaa TCAAATTGTACGTTTAAGGCAtgaaaaaagaagaagaaaattGCCCGAATTACCAAAAAATAGaa GTGGTTCGGTGTTAAGTTTGGCTGATGAATTAGGAGAAGTATTTTCGTCAGACTGCAGAAGGAAATCGTTCGTATCGGGAGTAAGAGATTTTGAATGTCGATCCCCAGACTCAGGTATATCGTTAGTTCATTCGCCCGAGAGAGCCAAATCTAGTTCACCACAACAAATCG ATACTCCGACTCCAGCGTCTTCATGTTCATCAAGTCTTCCATTATCCCAATTAGAGCTGTTAGAGGCCACGCACAGAGGATTGTACAAGTTCGTTCCTAGGCACCGGGACGAAATGGAAGTAGATATCGGTGATCCGATATACGTGCAAAAAGAAGCCGAAGACTGTTGGAGCGAAG GAGTTAACCTACGCACTGGCGCTCAAGGAGCGTTTCCGTCAGCGTATGCAGTAGACGTCGAGTACACGGATTTTGATTCTGCGACGCCCAAGGTGAAACGAGAACGGTTTCTTTTGGGATACATGGGTTCGGTGGAGACAATGTGGCACAAAGGCAATTCCGTATTGTGTCAAGCCATACGCAAGATAACCGAAAGACCCAATTGTAAACCACAATCATGCATACTTGAGGTATCAGACCAAGGACTTCGAATGGTCGATCGTGCCAAATCTTCTACAACG ACTAGAGATTCGAGTACACCATGTcaagattatttttactctTTAAAAAACGTATCGTTTTGTGCGTTCTACCCGGATGACAACCGATACATGGGGTTCGTTACTAAACATCCGACATGTCAGAGATTTGCGTGTCACGTGTTTAAAGCAAACGAATCGTCGAGACCAGTGGCGGAAGCGATCGG ACGTGCTTTCGAAAGGTTCTATCAGAAATACATAGAGACAGCGTATCCAGTGGAAGACATATACATCGAATGA
- the LOC114131109 gene encoding JNK-interacting protein 1 isoform X1, translating to MCYNKVILQRRRNRRRSLCNIHACILYAKAMADSEFEEFRQIFESLPQHLRASAQTYTLVHDVLSDEESTTEAKINKNVDTNNAFNVFSVSDDDQNEPKNNQIVRLRHEKRRRKLPELPKNRSGSVLSLADELGEVFSSDCRRKSFVSGVRDFECRSPDSGISLVHSPERAKSSSPQQIDTPTPASSCSSSLPLSQLELLEATHRGLYKFVPRHRDEMEVDIGDPIYVQKEAEDCWSEGVNLRTGAQGAFPSAYAVDVEYTDFDSATPKVKRERFLLGYMGSVETMWHKGNSVLCQAIRKITERPNCKPQSCILEVSDQGLRMVDRAKSSTTQTRDSSTPCQDYFYSLKNVSFCAFYPDDNRYMGFVTKHPTCQRFACHVFKANESSRPVAEAIGRAFERFYQKYIETAYPVEDIYIE from the exons atgtgttataataaagtaatccTACAAAGACGCAGAAACCGACGACGATCATTGTGTAATATACACGCATGCATATTGTACGCAAAAGCAATGGCTGATTCTGAGTTCGAAGAATTCAGGCAAATATTCGAATCGCTACCCCAACATCTGAGGGCGTCCGCGCAGACTTATAC TCTAGTTCACGATGTATTATCAGACGAAGAGTCAACAACTGAagctaaaatcaataaaaatgtagacaCCAATAATGCTTTTAATGTGTTTTCCGTCTCAGACGACGATCAAAACGAGCCAAAGAACaa TCAAATTGTACGTTTAAGGCAtgaaaaaagaagaagaaaattGCCCGAATTACCAAAAAATAGaa GTGGTTCGGTGTTAAGTTTGGCTGATGAATTAGGAGAAGTATTTTCGTCAGACTGCAGAAGGAAATCGTTCGTATCGGGAGTAAGAGATTTTGAATGTCGATCCCCAGACTCAGGTATATCGTTAGTTCATTCGCCCGAGAGAGCCAAATCTAGTTCACCACAACAAATCG ATACTCCGACTCCAGCGTCTTCATGTTCATCAAGTCTTCCATTATCCCAATTAGAGCTGTTAGAGGCCACGCACAGAGGATTGTACAAGTTCGTTCCTAGGCACCGGGACGAAATGGAAGTAGATATCGGTGATCCGATATACGTGCAAAAAGAAGCCGAAGACTGTTGGAGCGAAG GAGTTAACCTACGCACTGGCGCTCAAGGAGCGTTTCCGTCAGCGTATGCAGTAGACGTCGAGTACACGGATTTTGATTCTGCGACGCCCAAGGTGAAACGAGAACGGTTTCTTTTGGGATACATGGGTTCGGTGGAGACAATGTGGCACAAAGGCAATTCCGTATTGTGTCAAGCCATACGCAAGATAACCGAAAGACCCAATTGTAAACCACAATCATGCATACTTGAGGTATCAGACCAAGGACTTCGAATGGTCGATCGTGCCAAATCTTCTACAACG caGACTAGAGATTCGAGTACACCATGTcaagattatttttactctTTAAAAAACGTATCGTTTTGTGCGTTCTACCCGGATGACAACCGATACATGGGGTTCGTTACTAAACATCCGACATGTCAGAGATTTGCGTGTCACGTGTTTAAAGCAAACGAATCGTCGAGACCAGTGGCGGAAGCGATCGG ACGTGCTTTCGAAAGGTTCTATCAGAAATACATAGAGACAGCGTATCCAGTGGAAGACATATACATCGAATGA
- the LOC114131109 gene encoding JNK-interacting protein 1 isoform X3, translating into MCYNKVILQRRRNRRRSLCNIHACILYAKAMADSEFEEFRQIFESLPQHLRASAQTYTLVHDVLSDEESTTEAKINKNVDTNNAFNVFSVSDDDQNEPKNKHEKRRRKLPELPKNRSGSVLSLADELGEVFSSDCRRKSFVSGVRDFECRSPDSGISLVHSPERAKSSSPQQIDTPTPASSCSSSLPLSQLELLEATHRGLYKFVPRHRDEMEVDIGDPIYVQKEAEDCWSEGVNLRTGAQGAFPSAYAVDVEYTDFDSATPKVKRERFLLGYMGSVETMWHKGNSVLCQAIRKITERPNCKPQSCILEVSDQGLRMVDRAKSSTTQTRDSSTPCQDYFYSLKNVSFCAFYPDDNRYMGFVTKHPTCQRFACHVFKANESSRPVAEAIGRAFERFYQKYIETAYPVEDIYIE; encoded by the exons atgtgttataataaagtaatccTACAAAGACGCAGAAACCGACGACGATCATTGTGTAATATACACGCATGCATATTGTACGCAAAAGCAATGGCTGATTCTGAGTTCGAAGAATTCAGGCAAATATTCGAATCGCTACCCCAACATCTGAGGGCGTCCGCGCAGACTTATAC TCTAGTTCACGATGTATTATCAGACGAAGAGTCAACAACTGAagctaaaatcaataaaaatgtagacaCCAATAATGCTTTTAATGTGTTTTCCGTCTCAGACGACGATCAAAACGAGCCAAAGAACaa GCAtgaaaaaagaagaagaaaattGCCCGAATTACCAAAAAATAGaa GTGGTTCGGTGTTAAGTTTGGCTGATGAATTAGGAGAAGTATTTTCGTCAGACTGCAGAAGGAAATCGTTCGTATCGGGAGTAAGAGATTTTGAATGTCGATCCCCAGACTCAGGTATATCGTTAGTTCATTCGCCCGAGAGAGCCAAATCTAGTTCACCACAACAAATCG ATACTCCGACTCCAGCGTCTTCATGTTCATCAAGTCTTCCATTATCCCAATTAGAGCTGTTAGAGGCCACGCACAGAGGATTGTACAAGTTCGTTCCTAGGCACCGGGACGAAATGGAAGTAGATATCGGTGATCCGATATACGTGCAAAAAGAAGCCGAAGACTGTTGGAGCGAAG GAGTTAACCTACGCACTGGCGCTCAAGGAGCGTTTCCGTCAGCGTATGCAGTAGACGTCGAGTACACGGATTTTGATTCTGCGACGCCCAAGGTGAAACGAGAACGGTTTCTTTTGGGATACATGGGTTCGGTGGAGACAATGTGGCACAAAGGCAATTCCGTATTGTGTCAAGCCATACGCAAGATAACCGAAAGACCCAATTGTAAACCACAATCATGCATACTTGAGGTATCAGACCAAGGACTTCGAATGGTCGATCGTGCCAAATCTTCTACAACG caGACTAGAGATTCGAGTACACCATGTcaagattatttttactctTTAAAAAACGTATCGTTTTGTGCGTTCTACCCGGATGACAACCGATACATGGGGTTCGTTACTAAACATCCGACATGTCAGAGATTTGCGTGTCACGTGTTTAAAGCAAACGAATCGTCGAGACCAGTGGCGGAAGCGATCGG ACGTGCTTTCGAAAGGTTCTATCAGAAATACATAGAGACAGCGTATCCAGTGGAAGACATATACATCGAATGA
- the LOC114131103 gene encoding SOSS complex subunit B homolog, with amino-acid sequence MMNITKPKPINPDTPLTLIKDIQNNVNNITVMCIVLEVNPAVLLKDNHEVRTVKVADSSACINFSVWDEPGSFLYPGDIIRVHRAYAVYFRNCLTLYVGKSGEIEKIGDFIMTFNESVNMSEVNLNAPPPQPPPGANGNTISNARRTGVGKQNMKPNTFKGNNGKSGPRNQMRPERK; translated from the coding sequence atgatgaatatAACTAAACCAAAACCCATTAATCCAGATACTCCTTTGACACTGATTAAAgacattcaaaataatgtaaacaacATAACTGTTATGTGCATAGTATTAGAAGTAAATCCTGCTGTACTACTCAAAGATAACCATGAAGTTCGAACAGTGAAAGTGGCCGATAGCTCAGCATGCATTAATTTTTCAGTCTGGGATGAACCCGGTTCATTTTTATATCCAGGTGACATTATACGTGTTCACAGAGCTTATGCAGTTTATTTTAGAAACTGTCTTACTCTGTATGTTGGTAAAAGTggagaaattgaaaaaattggtGATTTTATCATGACATTCAATGAGTCTGTAAATATGAGTGAAGTAAACCTAAATGCACCTCCACCTCAACCACCTCCTGGAGCCAATGgaaatacaataagtaatgCAAGACGGACTGGTGtaggaaaacaaaatatgaaaccAAATACGTTCAAAGGTAACAATGGAAAAAGTGGACCTAGAAATCAAATGAGGCcagaaagaaaataa